A stretch of the Jeotgalibacillus haloalkalitolerans genome encodes the following:
- a CDS encoding DUF1146 family protein: protein MAEFGQQALLSMLIHLTFIALTFWSMQALRFDKAIRPNRVFQARVLFILVSIAIGSTVANFFLSYTTWSQQLPYLW, encoded by the coding sequence ATGGCAGAGTTCGGACAGCAGGCGCTTTTAAGCATGCTTATCCATTTAACATTTATCGCATTAACTTTCTGGTCGATGCAGGCGCTTCGTTTCGACAAAGCGATCCGGCCAAACAGGGTATTTCAGGCAAGGGTACTGTTTATCCTTGTGAGCATTGCAATCGGCTCCACAGTCGCCAATTTCTTCTTATCATATACAACGTGGTCTCAGCAGCTGCCATATCTCTGGTAG
- the atpF gene encoding F0F1 ATP synthase subunit B yields MFTLDAFVLGASGFSEGDILFQLGMFILLLALLKKFAWGPLMGIMKQREDHIAGEIEAAERSRTEAKQQLEEQRQLLKEARQDAQELIENARKQGDAQREEIILAARAESERMKEATLREIETEKDQAVAALREQVATLSVLVASKVIEKELTVEEQQQLINETIAKAGDLR; encoded by the coding sequence GTGTTCACACTTGATGCATTTGTACTTGGAGCCAGTGGCTTCAGTGAAGGGGATATCCTTTTCCAACTCGGGATGTTCATCCTTTTACTAGCATTACTTAAGAAATTCGCATGGGGTCCGTTAATGGGCATCATGAAACAGCGTGAAGATCACATCGCAGGCGAAATCGAAGCGGCTGAAAGAAGTCGTACAGAAGCGAAGCAGCAGCTTGAAGAGCAGCGCCAGCTTTTGAAAGAAGCTCGTCAGGATGCGCAGGAACTGATTGAAAACGCCCGCAAACAGGGTGATGCTCAGCGTGAAGAGATTATTCTTGCAGCGCGTGCAGAATCAGAGCGTATGAAAGAAGCGACACTTCGCGAGATCGAAACAGAAAAAGACCAGGCAGTTGCAGCACTTCGCGAGCAGGTTGCTACACTATCTGTACTGGTTGCTTCTAAAGTAATTGAAAAAGAACTGACAGTTGAAGAACAGCAGCAGCTGATCAACGAAACAATTGCAAAGGCAGGGGATCTGCGATGA
- the glyA gene encoding serine hydroxymethyltransferase codes for MNKIQQQDQALFEAMQDELKRQRTKIELIASENFVSEAVMEAQGSVLTNKYAEGYPGRRYYGGCEHVDVAENLARDRAKEIFGAEHANVQPHSGAQANMAVYFSVLKPGDTVLGMNLSHGGHLTHGSPVNFSGELYNFVEYGVGEKDERIDYEDVRQKALEHKPKMIVAGASAYSRTIDFAKFREIADEVDAYLMVDMAHIAGLVATGAHPSPVPHAHFVTTTTHKTLRGPRGGMILCKEEFAKKIDKSIFPGVQGGPLMHVIAAKAVAFGEALKPEFKDYIDQVVKNAKAMAEAFKKNGIDIVSDGTDNHLVLVNLRSLNLTGKVAEKVLDDIGITVNKNTIPFDPESPFVTSGIRIGTPAVTSRGFKEKEMEEIAELIAEALKNHEDEAKLKEAAAKVEEITSRFALYE; via the coding sequence ATGAATAAGATTCAACAGCAGGATCAGGCATTATTCGAAGCAATGCAGGATGAACTGAAGCGTCAGCGTACGAAAATCGAGCTGATCGCTTCAGAGAATTTTGTAAGTGAAGCAGTCATGGAAGCGCAAGGATCAGTACTGACAAACAAATACGCAGAAGGTTACCCTGGACGCCGCTACTATGGTGGCTGCGAGCACGTGGATGTAGCTGAAAACCTTGCACGCGACCGCGCGAAAGAAATTTTCGGCGCAGAGCATGCAAACGTTCAGCCGCACTCAGGTGCACAGGCTAATATGGCTGTCTATTTCTCAGTACTAAAGCCGGGCGACACGGTTCTTGGTATGAACCTGTCTCATGGAGGTCACTTAACGCACGGAAGTCCAGTAAACTTCAGTGGTGAACTATATAATTTTGTCGAGTACGGTGTAGGTGAAAAAGACGAGCGCATCGATTATGAGGATGTTCGTCAAAAAGCGCTTGAGCATAAGCCGAAGATGATCGTAGCCGGTGCAAGTGCATATTCACGTACAATCGATTTCGCTAAATTCCGTGAAATCGCTGATGAAGTGGACGCATATCTGATGGTGGATATGGCGCATATCGCAGGACTTGTGGCAACTGGTGCACACCCGTCTCCAGTCCCACACGCACATTTCGTTACAACCACAACGCACAAAACACTTCGCGGACCGCGCGGAGGCATGATTCTTTGTAAGGAAGAATTCGCGAAAAAGATCGATAAGTCCATTTTCCCTGGCGTTCAGGGTGGACCGCTCATGCACGTCATTGCTGCAAAAGCAGTAGCATTCGGTGAAGCACTGAAGCCAGAATTCAAAGACTATATCGATCAGGTTGTTAAAAATGCGAAGGCAATGGCAGAAGCATTTAAGAAAAACGGAATCGACATCGTCTCAGACGGCACTGATAACCACCTTGTACTTGTGAATCTGCGCTCACTGAACCTGACAGGTAAAGTTGCAGAAAAAGTACTTGATGATATCGGCATCACTGTTAACAAAAACACAATCCCATTCGACCCTGAAAGCCCGTTCGTCACAAGCGGTATCCGTATCGGAACACCAGCTGTCACATCACGCGGCTTCAAGGAAAAAGAAATGGAAGAAATCGCTGAACTGATCGCAGAAGCACTTAAAAATCACGAAGACGAAGCAAAGCTGAAAGAAGCTGCAGCAAAAGTCGAAGAGATTACAAGCCGCTTTGCGTTATACGAGTAA
- the wecB gene encoding non-hydrolyzing UDP-N-acetylglucosamine 2-epimerase, whose protein sequence is MSKRIKVMTIFGTRPEAIKMAPLVLELKKQDQYFEPIVTVTAQHRQMLDQVMDIFGITPDHDLNIMKDRQTLTGITTRALEGLDRIMKETKPDIVLVHGDTTTTFVAGLAAFYNQIAVGHVEAGLRTWNKYSPYPEEMNRQLTGVMADLHFAPTDQSADNLIQENKPEENIFVTGNTAIDALSTTVNEDYQSDILDQLNGDRLILVTAHRRENLGEPMKNMFRAIKRVVDEQKDVQVVYPVHLNPAVREIAQDILGGDDRIHLIDPLDVIDFHNFASKAYLILTDSGGVQEEAPSLGVPVLVLRDTTERPEGIAAGTLKLAGIEEEQIYNMATELLTDDAAYQAMSKASNPYGDGKASARIAEAIRYYFKETDQRPDTFRV, encoded by the coding sequence ATGTCAAAACGTATAAAAGTGATGACGATTTTCGGCACAAGACCGGAAGCAATTAAAATGGCACCATTAGTACTTGAGCTTAAAAAACAGGACCAGTATTTCGAGCCGATTGTAACTGTAACGGCTCAGCACAGACAAATGCTTGATCAGGTAATGGATATTTTCGGGATCACACCTGACCACGATTTAAATATCATGAAAGACCGACAGACGCTAACTGGTATCACAACACGTGCGCTTGAAGGCCTTGACCGTATTATGAAAGAAACAAAACCTGATATCGTACTTGTTCACGGTGATACAACGACTACATTCGTTGCTGGACTCGCAGCATTTTACAATCAGATCGCAGTCGGACACGTGGAAGCAGGACTTCGTACGTGGAATAAATATTCTCCGTACCCTGAAGAGATGAACCGTCAGCTGACAGGTGTAATGGCGGATCTGCATTTTGCTCCAACCGATCAGTCAGCGGATAACCTGATTCAGGAGAATAAGCCTGAAGAAAATATCTTTGTTACTGGTAATACAGCAATCGACGCACTATCGACGACTGTAAATGAAGACTATCAGAGCGATATTCTTGATCAGTTAAATGGTGACCGCCTGATTCTTGTAACAGCACACCGCAGAGAAAACCTTGGTGAGCCGATGAAAAATATGTTCCGTGCAATTAAACGCGTGGTCGATGAGCAGAAAGATGTTCAGGTCGTATACCCTGTTCACCTGAACCCTGCTGTCCGTGAAATCGCCCAGGACATTCTTGGTGGAGATGATCGTATTCACCTGATCGATCCGCTTGATGTGATTGATTTCCACAACTTTGCATCAAAAGCGTACCTGATTCTGACTGACTCAGGCGGCGTGCAGGAAGAAGCGCCTTCACTTGGTGTCCCTGTACTTGTACTGCGTGATACAACTGAACGTCCTGAAGGTATCGCAGCAGGCACGCTGAAGCTTGCAGGAATCGAAGAGGAACAGATCTACAATATGGCAACAGAACTGCTGACAGATGACGCAGCCTACCAGGCCATGTCAAAAGCATCCAATCCATATGGTGACGGTAAAGCCTCTGCCCGTATTGCAGAAGCGATCCGCTACTATTTTAAAGAAACAGATCAGCGCCCGGACACATTCCGCGTGTAA
- a CDS encoding ATP synthase subunit I, giving the protein MPDIRKHFLRYTKYIFYLLSIFVLGFGFTPFPDVFLGLILGTSFSLLNLWLMKNRMEKFDRAMDEGRKVRSLGTLSRMASAGVAVLIALEFPELIHLISTVFGLMMVYFVIMIDYLLQQVLHKKREER; this is encoded by the coding sequence ATGCCTGACATCAGAAAGCATTTTTTGCGGTACACCAAGTACATATTTTACTTGTTATCGATTTTTGTCCTCGGCTTCGGGTTCACACCTTTCCCGGATGTTTTTCTCGGTCTGATACTGGGAACTTCTTTCAGCCTGCTCAATCTTTGGCTGATGAAGAACAGAATGGAAAAGTTTGATCGTGCGATGGACGAAGGCAGAAAAGTGCGTTCGCTTGGAACACTATCACGTATGGCCTCAGCAGGAGTAGCGGTGCTGATTGCACTGGAATTTCCGGAACTCATTCATTTGATTTCCACTGTATTTGGATTAATGATGGTTTATTTCGTCATTATGATAGATTATTTATTGCAGCAAGTCCTACACAAGAAGCGGGAAGAGAGGTGA
- a CDS encoding AtpZ/AtpI family protein — MRQTRRPFHAMVLYSAILSQLTGSVLIGIFGGRWLDRQTETEPLFMIIGLLLGLSAGIYAMLRTVKQFDSGE, encoded by the coding sequence ATGCGTCAAACCAGACGTCCGTTCCATGCGATGGTCCTTTATTCGGCCATTCTGTCACAATTAACTGGTTCCGTACTCATCGGTATTTTCGGTGGAAGATGGCTTGATCGCCAGACGGAAACAGAACCGCTGTTTATGATCATCGGATTACTTCTGGGTTTATCAGCAGGAATCTATGCGATGCTTCGCACAGTGAAACAATTCGACTCAGGAGAGTAG
- a CDS encoding F0F1 ATP synthase subunit gamma, whose product MASLRDIKNRITSTKKTSQITKAMEMVSASKLSRAEDNAKSFNPYMNKIQEVVASIATGAADASHPMLSTRPVKKTAYLVITSDRGLAGAYNSNVIRSAMNAINSRHSSKDEYVILAVGRVGRDFFAKKGMNIIDSIIGLPDQPSFADIKEITGKAVGMYADEAFDELYMYYNHFVSAISQEVTEKKVLPLTDVAAETGGMTSYEFEPSPEAILEVLLPQYAESLIYGALLDGKASEHAARMTAMKSATDNAKELIDSLSLSYNRARQAAITQEITEIVGGAAALED is encoded by the coding sequence GTGGCATCGTTACGCGATATTAAAAACAGAATCACGTCGACGAAAAAGACAAGTCAAATCACAAAAGCAATGGAAATGGTATCCGCATCCAAGCTGTCCCGTGCAGAGGATAACGCGAAATCATTCAACCCTTACATGAACAAAATTCAGGAAGTGGTTGCTTCTATTGCAACAGGCGCGGCAGATGCATCACACCCGATGCTCAGCACACGCCCTGTGAAAAAGACTGCTTATCTCGTCATCACTTCTGACAGAGGACTTGCAGGAGCTTATAACTCCAACGTAATCCGTTCAGCAATGAATGCGATCAACAGCCGTCACTCAAGCAAAGATGAGTATGTGATCCTTGCAGTCGGTCGTGTCGGACGTGACTTCTTTGCTAAAAAAGGCATGAATATCATCGATAGCATCATTGGGTTACCCGACCAGCCAAGCTTTGCTGATATTAAAGAAATTACGGGAAAAGCAGTGGGCATGTATGCAGATGAAGCTTTCGACGAGCTTTACATGTACTACAACCACTTCGTCAGCGCAATTTCACAGGAAGTAACAGAGAAGAAGGTTCTCCCTCTGACAGATGTAGCAGCTGAAACAGGCGGCATGACATCTTATGAGTTTGAACCATCACCTGAAGCAATCCTTGAAGTGCTTCTACCGCAATACGCAGAAAGCCTGATCTACGGCGCACTGCTTGACGGTAAAGCAAGTGAACACGCTGCCCGTATGACAGCAATGAAGAGTGCAACGGACAACGCCAAAGAGCTTATCGATTCACTATCATTATCATACAACCGTGCCCGCCAGGCCGCGATCACTCAGGAAATCACCGAAATCGTCGGCGGCGCCGCGGCGTTAGAAGACTAA
- the upp gene encoding uracil phosphoribosyltransferase — translation MGKVYVFDHPLIQHKLTHIRDEQTGTKDFRELVDEVATLMAFEITRDLPMEEIDLKTPVSQTKGKVLSGKKLAIVPILRAGIGMVDGILKMIPAAKVGHVGLYRDPETLKPVEYYVKLPSDVEERDFILVDPMLATGGSAVEAINSLKKRGAKNIKFLCLVAAPEGVEEIKKEHDDVDIYIAALDEKLNEKGYIVPGLGDAGDRLFGTK, via the coding sequence GTGGGAAAAGTATACGTATTTGATCATCCGCTGATTCAGCACAAGCTGACGCACATCCGCGATGAGCAGACTGGAACAAAGGATTTTCGTGAACTTGTAGATGAAGTCGCAACACTAATGGCATTTGAAATCACACGTGACCTTCCAATGGAAGAAATCGATCTGAAAACGCCAGTTAGTCAGACGAAAGGTAAAGTACTTTCCGGTAAGAAGCTTGCGATCGTGCCAATTCTTCGTGCAGGAATCGGGATGGTAGATGGCATTCTGAAAATGATCCCGGCAGCAAAAGTTGGCCACGTTGGACTATACCGTGACCCTGAAACATTAAAGCCGGTTGAATATTACGTGAAACTTCCTTCAGACGTTGAAGAGCGTGACTTCATTTTAGTTGACCCAATGCTTGCAACAGGCGGATCAGCAGTTGAAGCGATCAATTCCCTGAAAAAGCGCGGTGCAAAGAATATCAAATTCCTATGTCTTGTAGCAGCACCAGAAGGCGTTGAAGAAATTAAAAAAGAACATGATGATGTAGACATTTATATTGCAGCCCTTGATGAAAAGCTGAACGAAAAAGGTTATATTGTCCCTGGTCTTGGAGACGCAGGCGACAGACTATTCGGAACAAAATAA
- a CDS encoding F0F1 ATP synthase subunit epsilon, with protein MKTVNVNIVTPDGPVYESAVEMVSTKAQSGELGILPGHIPMVAPLEIGAVRLKKEGRTELVAVTGGFLEVRPEQVTILAQAAEPATDIDIDRAKEAKQRAERLLQAKQDNVDFKRAELALRRAMNRIDVYENKM; from the coding sequence ATGAAGACCGTTAACGTCAATATCGTTACTCCCGATGGCCCTGTGTACGAGTCTGCTGTAGAAATGGTGAGCACAAAAGCTCAGAGCGGGGAGCTCGGCATTCTGCCAGGGCACATCCCAATGGTTGCACCGCTTGAGATCGGCGCTGTCCGTCTGAAAAAAGAAGGACGCACTGAACTTGTAGCAGTAACCGGAGGCTTCCTTGAAGTCCGCCCGGAGCAGGTAACAATTCTGGCACAAGCAGCAGAGCCTGCAACAGACATTGATATCGACCGTGCAAAAGAAGCCAAGCAGCGGGCAGAGCGCCTTCTGCAGGCCAAACAGGACAACGTTGACTTCAAACGCGCAGAACTTGCACTTCGTCGTGCAATGAATCGCATTGATGTATACGAAAATAAAATGTAA
- the atpD gene encoding F0F1 ATP synthase subunit beta translates to MNKGRVLQVMGPVVDIKFDNGQLPDIYNALTVPSGSAEGGVLTLEVALHLGDDAVRTIAMSSTDGIQRGAEVTDLGSPITVPVGDATLGRVFNVLGEAIDLAGDVDASVQRDPIHRTAPTFEQLSTDTEILETGIKVVDLLAPYIKGGKIGLFGGAGVGKTVLIQELINNIAQEHGGISVFAGVGERTREGNDLFHEMTDSGVIKKTAMVFGQMNEPPGARMRVALSGLTMAEFFRDEQGQDVLLFIDNIFRFTQAGSEVSALLGRMPSAVGYQPTLATEMGQLQERITSTNVGSVTSIQAIYVPADDYTDPAPATTFAHLDATTNLERKLSEMGIYPAVDPLASTSRALSPEIVGEEHYNVAREVQQTLQRYKELQDIIAILGMDELQEEDKMIVGRARRIQFFLSQNFHVAEQFTGQKGSYVPVKETIAGFKDILAGKYDHLPEDAFRLVGRIEEVLESAKKMGVEV, encoded by the coding sequence ATGAATAAAGGACGCGTTTTACAGGTCATGGGTCCAGTTGTTGACATCAAGTTTGACAATGGCCAGCTGCCTGACATTTATAACGCTCTAACAGTACCATCCGGTTCAGCAGAAGGCGGAGTACTAACGTTAGAAGTAGCGCTTCACCTTGGTGATGATGCTGTTCGTACCATTGCGATGTCCTCCACTGACGGCATTCAGCGTGGAGCAGAAGTAACGGACCTTGGTTCGCCAATTACTGTTCCTGTTGGAGATGCTACACTTGGACGCGTATTTAACGTACTTGGAGAAGCGATTGACCTTGCAGGAGATGTAGATGCAAGCGTACAGCGTGACCCAATTCACCGTACAGCACCAACATTTGAACAACTTTCAACTGACACAGAAATCCTTGAGACTGGAATTAAAGTAGTAGACCTGCTTGCTCCATATATCAAGGGTGGTAAAATCGGTCTCTTCGGAGGAGCCGGTGTTGGTAAAACCGTACTGATTCAGGAACTGATCAACAACATCGCACAAGAGCACGGCGGTATCTCAGTATTCGCCGGTGTTGGAGAGCGTACACGTGAAGGAAATGACCTTTTCCACGAGATGACTGATTCAGGCGTTATCAAGAAAACAGCGATGGTATTCGGTCAGATGAACGAGCCGCCGGGTGCGCGTATGCGTGTTGCCCTGTCAGGTCTGACAATGGCTGAATTCTTCCGTGATGAGCAGGGACAGGACGTACTTCTGTTCATCGATAATATCTTCCGTTTCACGCAGGCAGGTTCTGAGGTATCAGCACTACTTGGCCGTATGCCATCAGCCGTTGGTTACCAGCCGACACTTGCAACTGAAATGGGTCAGCTTCAAGAGCGTATCACGTCGACAAATGTTGGTTCAGTAACATCGATCCAGGCGATCTACGTACCTGCCGATGACTATACTGACCCTGCACCGGCGACAACATTCGCCCACCTTGATGCAACGACAAACCTTGAGCGTAAGCTTTCTGAAATGGGTATCTACCCAGCCGTTGACCCGCTTGCTTCAACATCACGCGCACTTTCTCCAGAGATCGTTGGAGAAGAGCACTACAATGTAGCACGTGAAGTTCAGCAGACGCTTCAGCGTTACAAAGAGCTTCAGGATATCATTGCCATCCTGGGTATGGATGAACTTCAGGAAGAAGATAAGATGATCGTAGGACGCGCACGCCGTATCCAGTTCTTCCTATCTCAGAACTTCCACGTAGCAGAGCAGTTTACAGGCCAGAAGGGTTCTTATGTTCCTGTTAAAGAAACAATCGCAGGATTCAAAGACATTCTTGCAGGTAAATACGACCACCTTCCAGAAGATGCATTCCGTCTGGTTGGACGCATCGAAGAAGTGCTCGAATCTGCTAAGAAGATGGGCGTAGAAGTATAA
- the atpB gene encoding F0F1 ATP synthase subunit A: protein MNHEAPLAEFLGLTFNLSNVLMITVASAIVFLIAVISTRTLAMKPTGMQNFMEWIMDFVRNIIKSNMDWKTGGSFHILGITLIMYVAISNFLGLPFAITYDHYLWWKSPTADPIVTMTLAVMVIALTHYYGIRMKGFSEYGKDFFRPMGFLFPLKIIEEFANTLTLGLRLYGNIYAGEILLGLLAGSLATGVFGHLAAVIPTLAWLGFSVFIGGIQAFIFVMLTMVYMAHKVSSDH from the coding sequence ATGAATCATGAAGCGCCATTAGCAGAATTTCTGGGGCTGACCTTTAATCTCTCCAATGTCTTAATGATTACCGTCGCATCCGCAATTGTATTTTTAATTGCAGTCATATCCACGCGCACCCTGGCAATGAAGCCAACCGGGATGCAGAACTTTATGGAATGGATCATGGACTTTGTGCGGAATATCATCAAGAGTAACATGGATTGGAAAACAGGAGGAAGCTTTCACATTTTAGGGATTACACTCATTATGTATGTTGCAATTTCGAACTTTTTAGGTTTACCGTTTGCGATTACATATGATCATTATCTCTGGTGGAAATCACCGACAGCTGATCCAATCGTTACAATGACTCTTGCTGTTATGGTAATTGCGCTGACGCATTACTATGGCATACGCATGAAAGGCTTCAGTGAATACGGGAAAGACTTTTTCCGTCCAATGGGTTTCTTATTCCCGCTTAAGATTATCGAAGAATTTGCAAACACGCTAACGCTTGGTTTGCGTCTTTACGGTAACATCTATGCAGGTGAGATCCTGCTCGGTCTTCTTGCAGGAAGTTTGGCAACAGGTGTCTTTGGTCACCTTGCAGCGGTTATTCCAACGCTTGCATGGCTTGGTTTCTCCGTATTTATCGGTGGTATCCAGGCATTCATTTTCGTAATGTTAACGATGGTTTATATGGCGCACAAAGTGAGCTCCGACCATTAA
- the atpE gene encoding F0F1 ATP synthase subunit C, with amino-acid sequence MGLLAAALAVGLAALGAGIGNGMIVSKTVEGIARQPEARGMLQTTMFIGVALVEAVPIIAVVIAFIVQGQ; translated from the coding sequence ATTGGTCTTTTAGCAGCAGCACTAGCAGTAGGTTTAGCAGCACTAGGTGCAGGTATCGGTAACGGTATGATCGTATCTAAAACAGTAGAAGGTATCGCACGTCAGCCAGAAGCTCGCGGTATGCTTCAAACTACAATGTTCATCGGGGTAGCACTAGTTGAGGCCGTTCCGATCATCGCCGTAGTTATCGCGTTCATCGTACAAGGTCAATAA
- the atpA gene encoding F0F1 ATP synthase subunit alpha, producing MSIKAEEISALIKQQIENYQSDIEVTEVGTVIEIGDGIARAHGLDNVMAGELVEFSNGVMGMAQNLEQNNVGIIILGPYRDIKEGDEVRRTGRIMEVPVGEELIGRVVNPLGQPVDGLGPINTSKARPIESPAPGVMARKSVHEPLQTGIKAIDALVPIGRGQRELIIGDRQTGKTSVAIDTILNQKDQDMICIYVAIGQKESTVRGTVETLRKHGALDYSIVVTASASQPAPLLFLAPYTGVTMGEEFMLNGKHVLVVYDDLTKQASAYRELSLLLRRPPGREAYPGDVFYLHSRLLERAAKLNETLGSGSITALPFVETQAGDISAYIPTNVISITDGQIFLQSDLFFSGVRPAINAGLSVSRVGGSAQIKAMKKVSGTLRLDLAAYRELEAFAQFGSDLDKATQAKLNRGARTVEVLKQDLNKPLKVEKQVMILYALTKGHLDDIPVEDIRRFENEFLSWMDQNHKELLDHIRTTQGLPEDSDMEAAINGFKKTFAKSE from the coding sequence ATGAGCATCAAAGCTGAAGAAATCAGTGCGCTGATTAAACAGCAGATTGAAAATTATCAATCGGATATCGAAGTAACGGAGGTTGGTACGGTTATCGAAATCGGTGACGGTATCGCACGTGCTCATGGCCTTGATAACGTTATGGCTGGAGAGCTTGTTGAGTTCTCTAACGGCGTTATGGGTATGGCGCAAAACCTTGAGCAGAACAATGTCGGTATCATTATCCTTGGACCATACCGCGACATCAAAGAAGGCGACGAAGTTCGCCGTACAGGCCGTATCATGGAAGTTCCAGTTGGTGAGGAACTGATCGGCCGCGTAGTAAACCCGCTTGGACAGCCTGTTGACGGACTTGGTCCAATCAACACATCTAAAGCACGTCCAATCGAAAGCCCGGCACCAGGCGTAATGGCGCGTAAGTCAGTACACGAGCCACTTCAGACTGGTATCAAAGCGATCGATGCACTTGTTCCGATCGGCCGTGGTCAGCGTGAGCTTATCATCGGTGACCGTCAGACTGGTAAGACATCTGTAGCAATCGATACAATCCTGAACCAGAAAGACCAGGATATGATCTGTATCTACGTTGCAATCGGACAGAAGGAATCAACAGTACGTGGTACAGTTGAAACACTTCGTAAGCACGGCGCACTTGATTACTCAATCGTCGTAACGGCATCTGCATCACAGCCTGCACCGTTATTATTCCTTGCACCTTATACAGGAGTAACAATGGGTGAAGAATTCATGTTAAATGGCAAGCACGTGCTTGTTGTATATGATGACTTAACAAAACAGGCATCTGCATACCGTGAACTTTCACTACTACTACGCCGTCCTCCAGGTCGTGAAGCATATCCTGGTGACGTATTCTACCTTCACAGCCGCCTTCTTGAGCGTGCAGCGAAGCTGAATGAAACATTGGGCTCAGGTTCAATCACTGCCCTTCCATTCGTTGAAACACAAGCAGGGGATATCTCAGCTTACATTCCAACGAACGTAATCTCAATTACTGATGGACAGATCTTCCTTCAGTCAGATCTATTCTTCTCGGGTGTACGTCCTGCGATCAACGCCGGTCTTTCAGTATCCCGTGTTGGTGGATCTGCACAGATCAAAGCGATGAAGAAGGTATCTGGTACACTGCGTCTTGACCTTGCAGCATACCGTGAGCTTGAAGCATTCGCGCAGTTCGGTTCTGACCTTGATAAAGCAACTCAGGCAAAACTGAACCGTGGTGCACGTACTGTAGAAGTACTGAAGCAGGACCTGAACAAGCCGCTTAAAGTAGAAAAGCAGGTAATGATCCTTTATGCATTAACAAAAGGACACCTTGATGATATCCCAGTAGAAGACATTCGCCGTTTCGAGAACGAATTCCTAAGCTGGATGGATCAAAACCACAAAGAACTGCTGGATCACATCCGCACAACGCAAGGTCTGCCTGAAGACAGTGATATGGAAGCAGCAATCAACGGATTCAAGAAGACTTTTGCTAAAAGCGAATAA
- a CDS encoding F0F1 ATP synthase subunit delta yields the protein MSKSTAAARYAQALFELAVKHGQTEKIEEDLRTVRQVFTQTPELSQLLQSPKWSKVQKKQLIEKSFSGISQHVLNTMYILVDRRRNNEMVELADEYINRALDARGTAVAHVSSATKLSDADKEAISASFAPQVGKQRLDIHNHVDSALLGGIRIRIGNRIFDGTLRNKLNRLERELKR from the coding sequence ATGAGCAAATCAACTGCAGCAGCGCGTTACGCTCAGGCACTTTTTGAGCTTGCAGTAAAGCACGGCCAGACAGAGAAAATTGAAGAAGACCTTCGCACAGTTCGCCAGGTGTTTACACAGACGCCTGAACTGTCTCAGCTTCTTCAGTCTCCTAAATGGTCAAAAGTACAAAAGAAGCAGCTGATCGAGAAATCATTCAGCGGCATTTCACAGCACGTGCTGAACACGATGTACATTCTGGTTGACCGCCGTCGTAACAACGAGATGGTAGAGCTTGCAGATGAGTACATTAACCGTGCACTTGACGCACGCGGTACAGCCGTTGCACACGTATCATCAGCAACAAAACTATCAGACGCAGATAAAGAAGCAATCTCTGCTTCATTTGCTCCGCAGGTCGGAAAACAGCGTCTTGACATTCATAATCACGTAGACTCAGCACTTCTTGGCGGCATTCGCATCCGCATCGGGAACCGTATTTTTGACGGCACCCTTCGCAATAAGCTAAATCGCCTTGAACGTGAACTGAAACGATAA